A window of the candidate division KSB1 bacterium genome harbors these coding sequences:
- a CDS encoding MFS transporter has translation MRFCPCASGLQPDPAKKSKLKEDLNDLVHNKPWIILFLLCLVTLIYVAIRSSVIMYYFKYYVGNTEAASAFMVVGTLFVLLGVLPTKWLSEKIGKKKLYIICMAIVTLSSSGFILAGPDSIVLIYTLQIIFSLASGPTMPLLWSMLADVADYSEFKNDRRATGLVYSASTFSQKAGFSLGGVISMGILSLFGYTAGVAQTDLSLLGIRLSLSVVPAVFAVAAMVLLFFYKLDDATVLEIEAELAKRKAN, from the coding sequence TTGCGTTTTTGTCCGTGCGCGAGCGGGCTGCAGCCGGATCCGGCGAAAAAGAGCAAGCTCAAGGAAGACCTGAACGATCTGGTTCACAATAAACCCTGGATCATTCTGTTTTTGCTGTGTCTGGTCACGCTGATTTATGTGGCGATCCGAAGTTCCGTGATTATGTATTATTTCAAGTACTATGTGGGCAATACCGAAGCCGCTTCCGCGTTTATGGTCGTCGGCACCCTGTTTGTGCTGCTGGGGGTACTGCCGACCAAATGGCTGTCTGAAAAAATCGGCAAAAAAAAGCTTTATATCATCTGCATGGCCATAGTCACGCTGTCTTCTTCCGGATTTATTCTGGCCGGACCGGACAGTATTGTGCTGATTTATACACTGCAGATTATTTTTTCACTGGCCTCCGGCCCCACCATGCCGCTGCTCTGGTCCATGCTGGCGGATGTTGCTGATTATTCAGAATTTAAAAACGATCGGCGCGCTACCGGCCTGGTCTATTCCGCGTCTACATTCAGTCAAAAAGCCGGATTCTCTCTCGGCGGCGTAATTTCGATGGGAATCTTGTCCTTGTTCGGATATACTGCCGGTGTGGCCCAGACCGATCTGTCGCTGCTGGGTATCCGGTTGTCCCTGAGCGTGGTTCCGGCCGTGTTCGCTGTGGCGGCTATGGTGCTGTTGTTTTTTTACAAGCTGGATGATGCCACCGTGTTGGAAATAGAAGCTGAACTGGCAAAACGTAAAGCAAATTAA
- a CDS encoding MFS transporter, with protein sequence MIWQTLMFFLPIFYTDTFGLSAAAVATMFLVIRLFDAVNDPLMGTIADRTNTRWGKFRPYLLWFAVPYGLGTVLMFTTPEFSDTGKIIYAYVTYGLMMVIYTGIMIPYNSLIGVISPKPGERTSVSSYKFVFAYAAGASVQALIIPLVKKFGAGNSQRGYMITMGIFGAICIACFIIAFLSVRERAAAGSGEKEQAQGRPERSGSQ encoded by the coding sequence GTGATCTGGCAGACGCTGATGTTCTTTCTGCCCATTTTTTATACGGATACGTTTGGTTTATCGGCGGCTGCGGTGGCCACGATGTTTCTGGTGATCCGTTTGTTTGATGCGGTGAATGACCCGCTGATGGGCACCATCGCCGACCGCACCAACACCCGCTGGGGCAAGTTTCGGCCCTATCTGTTGTGGTTTGCGGTGCCTTATGGTCTCGGGACCGTGTTAATGTTCACCACACCGGAGTTCAGCGATACCGGAAAAATCATTTATGCCTATGTGACTTATGGACTGATGATGGTGATCTATACAGGCATCATGATTCCCTACAATTCGCTGATTGGTGTCATTTCACCGAAACCGGGAGAACGCACGAGTGTATCGTCCTATAAATTTGTGTTTGCCTATGCCGCAGGGGCCAGTGTACAGGCCCTGATCATTCCGCTGGTGAAAAAATTCGGCGCCGGCAACAGTCAGCGTGGTTATATGATCACCATGGGCATTTTCGGCGCTATTTGTATCGCCTGTTTTATTATTGCGTTTTTGTCCGTGCGCGAGCGGGCTGCAGCCGGATCCGGCGAAAAAGAGCAAGCTCAAGGAAGACCTGAACGATCTGGTTCACAATAA
- a CDS encoding LacI family DNA-binding transcriptional regulator translates to MRKKVTLKEIADILNVSIATVSKALRDSPDISESMCKTVKSLADKLGYRPNLLAKSLINQDSHLIGVIIPDLRISFYSEAVRGIYEQARKQSYQTILMVHDENPDIERQNIEFLSDINVDGILLNNAPGDQNHELFTRLREEGIRMVCWDRRLDELKFPSVSIDDRQAAVI, encoded by the coding sequence TTGCGAAAAAAAGTCACATTAAAAGAAATCGCCGATATCCTAAATGTGTCCATTGCCACGGTTTCCAAAGCGCTGCGGGACAGTCCGGACATCTCTGAAAGCATGTGTAAAACGGTAAAGTCACTCGCCGATAAATTGGGATACCGGCCCAATCTGCTGGCCAAGAGCCTGATCAACCAGGACAGTCATCTCATCGGCGTCATCATACCGGACCTGCGCATTTCGTTTTATTCTGAAGCCGTACGCGGCATTTACGAGCAGGCGCGCAAACAATCGTATCAGACGATTCTCATGGTGCACGATGAAAATCCGGACATTGAACGTCAGAATATCGAGTTTTTATCAGACATCAATGTCGACGGCATCCTGCTGAACAATGCACCCGGGGATCAGAACCACGAATTGTTCACCCGCCTGCGCGAAGAAGGCATCCGCATGGTCTGCTGGGACCGGCGTCTGGATGAACTGAAATTTCCGTCCGTCAGCATTGACGACCGTCAGGCCGCCGTGATCTGA
- a CDS encoding substrate-binding domain-containing protein, with protein MSRGCRDILFMGPNLGFSVAEQRFEGFCQAMQDHNIDAPQNRHLFCGLNAEDSYRCMNHYLNERKPDAVLCLGGMVAYGAGHAILTRGYDIPEDIMIAEFGDNNIVAQLGAVVHVH; from the coding sequence ATCAGCAGGGGATGCCGGGATATTCTTTTCATGGGCCCCAACCTCGGTTTTTCCGTTGCTGAACAGCGGTTTGAGGGATTCTGTCAGGCTATGCAGGACCACAACATTGATGCGCCGCAGAACCGGCATCTGTTTTGCGGTTTGAACGCCGAGGACAGTTACCGCTGCATGAACCATTATCTGAACGAACGCAAACCCGATGCCGTGCTGTGTCTGGGCGGTATGGTGGCATATGGCGCCGGACATGCAATCCTGACACGTGGCTATGATATACCGGAGGATATCATGATCGCTGAATTCGGTGATAATAATATCGTGGCGCAATTGGGTGCTGTCGTTCATGTCCATTGA
- a CDS encoding sulfatase-like hydrolase/transferase produces the protein MSHQNLNRRHFFKTGLGTAAIAALPSMLSAKPYTFHSPKPSISKNTPSILWVYLEDTNAWMSCYGDTVIKTPNIDALAARGVRFDRAYMPAPVCTPTRSALITGMYQTSISAHEHYSSFRIWRDNEMETWHPNHLGVRTLPEIFKAAGYYTFNEGKNHYNFVFSNEDLYDHKGENGFKGAANGSEWTGRAPDQPFFGQIQLRGGKRGDAPKKTDPDDVPVPPYYPDHPLYRKEIAHHYDTILKMDEILGHIIKRLKKDGLYDNTVVFFFSDHGMKLPRHKQFCYEGGLRVPLIVAGPGIPQGQVRTDLVSGLDISGATLTLAGIPIPNHMHARDMFADSFHRDYVISARDRCDYTIDRIRAVTTKRYKYIRNFMTDRPYLPAQLSRRMGHVSSARTTVQRRQTQPGTGTLCQRRASGRGTVRPGNRSA, from the coding sequence ATGAGTCATCAGAATTTAAACCGCAGGCATTTTTTCAAAACAGGTTTGGGCACCGCTGCGATCGCTGCCCTACCCTCCATGCTGTCGGCAAAACCGTATACTTTTCATTCGCCAAAACCAAGTATCAGCAAAAACACCCCCAGTATTCTCTGGGTGTATTTGGAGGACACCAATGCCTGGATGAGCTGTTACGGCGACACGGTCATAAAAACTCCGAACATTGATGCTCTGGCCGCACGCGGTGTACGATTTGACCGCGCCTATATGCCGGCGCCGGTTTGCACGCCCACGCGCTCGGCGCTGATCACCGGCATGTATCAAACTTCCATCAGCGCGCATGAACATTACAGTTCCTTCCGCATCTGGCGGGACAATGAAATGGAAACCTGGCATCCGAATCACCTGGGCGTGCGCACACTGCCGGAAATTTTCAAAGCAGCCGGTTATTACACCTTTAACGAAGGCAAGAACCATTACAACTTTGTGTTTTCCAACGAGGACCTGTACGATCACAAAGGCGAAAACGGCTTTAAAGGCGCAGCAAACGGCAGCGAATGGACCGGACGCGCTCCGGACCAGCCTTTTTTCGGTCAGATTCAGCTACGCGGCGGCAAACGCGGTGACGCGCCGAAAAAAACCGATCCGGATGATGTACCGGTGCCGCCGTATTATCCGGATCATCCGCTATACCGCAAAGAAATCGCGCACCATTATGATACAATTTTAAAAATGGACGAAATCCTGGGTCATATCATCAAACGCCTCAAAAAAGACGGATTGTATGACAATACGGTGGTGTTCTTTTTCTCGGATCACGGCATGAAACTGCCGCGTCACAAACAATTCTGTTACGAAGGCGGCCTGCGGGTACCGCTGATTGTCGCAGGCCCCGGCATTCCCCAGGGTCAGGTGCGCACGGATCTCGTGAGTGGACTGGATATCAGCGGCGCCACCCTGACCCTGGCCGGCATTCCCATCCCGAATCACATGCACGCCCGCGACATGTTTGCCGATTCGTTTCATCGCGACTATGTCATCTCGGCGCGCGACCGCTGTGATTATACCATAGACCGCATTCGCGCGGTGACCACAAAACGCTATAAATATATCCGCAATTTTATGACCGATCGTCCCTATCTGCCAGCCCAATTATCGCGACGAATGGGACACGTTTCAAGTGCTCGAACAACTGTACAAAGACGGCAAACTCAACCAGGTACAGGCACGCTTTGTCAGCGACGAGCGTCCGGCCGAGGAACTGTACGACCTGGAAACCGATCCGCATGA
- a CDS encoding endonuclease domain-containing protein — protein MTKIYNKTNMKERRRELRNHMTPEEIILWSKLKNKQLDGFKFKRQASIHNYIVDFYCPKQKLAIELDGQWHFEKETQAYDQTRQNEIEQEGIQILRFTNKQLRENLTGVLEIIRKALLYSTP, from the coding sequence ATGACAAAAATTTACAACAAAACAAATATGAAAGAACGCAGACGAGAATTGCGTAACCATATGACCCCAGAAGAGATTATCCTATGGTCAAAATTAAAAAACAAACAATTGGACGGATTTAAATTCAAAAGACAAGCAAGTATTCACAACTATATAGTCGATTTTTATTGTCCTAAACAGAAACTTGCCATCGAATTAGACGGTCAGTGGCATTTTGAAAAAGAAACGCAGGCGTATGACCAAACCAGACAGAATGAAATCGAACAAGAGGGAATTCAAATTCTGAGATTCACCAATAAGCAGCTCAGAGAAAATTTAACCGGCGTGTTGGAGATTATACGGAAAGCATTGCTTTACTCTACCCCCTGA
- a CDS encoding DUF559 domain-containing protein — translation MILWSKLKNKQLDGFKFKRQASIHNYIVDFIVLNRNLPSIRRSVAF, via the coding sequence ATGATCCTATGGTCAAAATTAAAAAACAAACAATTGGACGGATTTAAATTCAAAAGACAAGCAAGTATTCACAACTATATAGTCGATTTTATTGTCCTAAACAGAAACTTGCCATCGATTAGACGGTCAGTGGCATTTTGA
- a CDS encoding GntR family transcriptional regulator, with product MHETIHYFKEISVTNPFELIISQIKTLISSGILKPGDRLPAERALMQRFGVGRGHIRKAIQKLEFYGILETRPQSGTFVASIGVKALEGLITNILKLDSKDVNSLIETRTLLEIEAVGLAATRVTDSELEELEEAHLAFKNNVRSGKNGIDEDLLFHLKITECAHNAVLQSLLAVLIPDIITLSNDCGACRDGRSSVAIRERYEILNALQEHDAARASGSHETSS from the coding sequence ATGCATGAAACCATACATTATTTTAAAGAAATCAGTGTTACCAACCCCTTCGAACTCATCATCAGTCAAATCAAAACACTGATTTCATCCGGAATATTAAAACCCGGAGACCGGCTCCCGGCGGAACGGGCGCTGATGCAGCGCTTCGGAGTGGGACGGGGACACATCCGCAAAGCCATCCAGAAACTTGAATTTTACGGCATACTTGAAACCCGACCTCAGAGCGGTACGTTTGTCGCCAGTATCGGAGTCAAAGCGCTTGAAGGTCTCATCACAAACATTCTCAAACTGGACAGCAAAGATGTAAATTCGCTGATCGAAACAAGAACCCTATTGGAAATAGAGGCGGTCGGACTGGCAGCCACACGGGTAACGGATTCGGAGCTTGAGGAGCTTGAAGAGGCGCATTTGGCCTTTAAGAACAACGTTCGTTCAGGGAAAAACGGCATTGATGAAGACCTCTTATTTCATCTCAAAATAACAGAATGTGCACACAATGCCGTCCTCCAGTCTTTGTTGGCGGTGTTAATCCCGGATATCATTACGCTTTCCAATGATTGCGGAGCCTGCCGGGACGGGCGTTCCTCTGTTGCCATCCGTGAACGTTATGAAATTCTGAATGCCCTGCAGGAACATGATGCTGCCAGAGCATCCGGAAGCCATGAAACGTCATCTTGA
- a CDS encoding twin-arginine translocation signal domain-containing protein, protein MKRRTFIKQSAMATAALTAAGYSRVLGANERIRVGFIGVGNRGSQLMHNFMDNEDARSPRFVMSYRPYTKRDRSKVNKRWLSIGKVPRMGETFPNKPEQYTDFRKMLEDKSI, encoded by the coding sequence ATAAAACGACGCACGTTTATCAAACAATCAGCCATGGCCACTGCCGCCCTGACCGCAGCCGGTTACAGTCGTGTACTTGGCGCCAATGAACGCATTCGAGTGGGTTTCATCGGAGTGGGCAACCGCGGCAGTCAGCTGATGCACAATTTCATGGATAATGAAGATGCCAGGTCGCCGCGCTTTGTGATGTCGTACAGGCCCTATACTAAACGCGACCGCTCAAAGGTGAACAAGCGCTGGTTGAGCATCGGCAAAGTACCGCGCATGGGCGAAACCTTTCCCAACAAACCAGAACAGTATACTGATTTTCGTAAAATGCTGGAAGATAAATCCATTTGA
- a CDS encoding Gfo/Idh/MocA family oxidoreductase, with protein sequence MQTILSIDAGKDVYVEKPLTITIKEGRAMVDAEKSSDRIAQVGLNRRGSSIYQSLAPKVQKGLIGKVLTARAYRISNMYPDGIGNLNPEEPPADFDWDMWLGPRDFRPYQYNLAPYFFRWWYFYSSQMGNWGVHYMDVIRWMMGEQAPSAVTAHGGKYVLTDDRTIPDTMEVSFEFNSGAVVQFHIYEGTSGSGVSGGEVEFNGTKGTLITSQNGYKINPAWPGQFQDWERLVEPQEETLKSRPAIRRSEHQGKFNRKFNEIFSTVLKYAENDRCVRWKTAIGPPPLHTWPIYP encoded by the coding sequence GTGCAGACGATCCTCTCCATTGACGCCGGCAAAGATGTATACGTTGAAAAACCGCTGACCATCACCATTAAAGAAGGCCGCGCCATGGTGGATGCGGAGAAAAGCAGCGACCGCATCGCGCAGGTAGGACTCAACCGCCGCGGTTCGTCCATTTATCAGAGTCTGGCACCCAAAGTGCAGAAAGGACTGATCGGCAAAGTCCTGACCGCACGCGCCTATCGTATCAGCAATATGTATCCGGACGGCATCGGCAACCTGAATCCTGAAGAACCGCCTGCCGATTTTGACTGGGATATGTGGCTGGGCCCCCGGGATTTTCGCCCCTATCAATACAATCTCGCTCCCTACTTTTTCCGCTGGTGGTATTTTTATTCCTCGCAGATGGGCAACTGGGGTGTGCACTATATGGATGTCATCCGCTGGATGATGGGGGAACAGGCCCCCTCCGCAGTCACAGCACATGGCGGTAAATATGTGCTCACCGATGACCGCACGATTCCGGACACCATGGAAGTGTCCTTTGAGTTCAATTCCGGCGCCGTGGTCCAATTTCATATTTATGAAGGCACCAGCGGCAGCGGTGTTTCAGGCGGCGAAGTGGAATTTAACGGCACCAAAGGCACCCTGATCACCAGCCAGAACGGCTACAAGATCAATCCGGCCTGGCCGGGACAGTTTCAGGACTGGGAACGCCTGGTCGAGCCTCAGGAAGAAACCCTCAAGAGTAGGCCGGCCATCAGGAGATCTGAACATCAAGGAAAATTCAACCGGAAATTTAATGAAATTTTCTCGACTGTGTTGAAATATGCCGAAAACGACCGCTGTGTTCGCTGGAAGACGGCCATCGGTCCACCACCTTTGCACACCTGGCCAATATATCCCTAA